Below is a genomic region from Culicoides brevitarsis isolate CSIRO-B50_1 chromosome 2, AGI_CSIRO_Cbre_v1, whole genome shotgun sequence.
GATCAATTTATTATTGGTTCCGTTATCTTTTTAgcctttatttaatatttttttacacgaattatagattttaacaaattttattcttattattgTGTCATCCCGTTTTTCTACAGATTTTGATACCTATTAACTATCGTGAGTATtgacaaatgttttttttatatttctttttacggtatattatcaattttagatTCTCctgcagaaaatttattaaacgtACTGTCAATGCCATGTGAAGAGGACATGAGCAAACATTAAGTATGCTGTTGCAACTACAATGCTTCCTAACATGACAGGAAAACCAACcctataacaaattttttttttaaattttcgaaacagtaaaaaatattgaaggaGAAACTCACTTGAAATATTCGATAAATGTGAATCGATAACCGTGTTGTTCTGCGACACCCGCACAGACAACATTTGCAGAAGCGCCAATCAGTGTTCCATTGCctatgttgaaaaaatcgaggaaaaaattaagaaaaaagaaacatcAGATATTGGTAagaaatattatatatttttgtacctCCTAAACACGCGCCGAACGCTAATGCCCATACGAGTGGTTGTAATGGCAATTCAAGTGCTTCATTTTCAGCCAAAGAGATTGCAATTTTAATCATCATCGTTGTCAAGGGAATATTGTCTACGAAAGCGGATGCAATTGCAGATACCTGAAAGGAGTATATTATAGAATAGGTGATCTATATTGaggtcaaaatttatgaaaggtTGTTACCCATAAGATTAATAAGATAGCAACTGCCAAACGCGATTCTTTTCCAACAGATAGAATTACATTTTCAGTTTGTTTTCCGATAAAATCTATTAGACCTAATTCTGCCAAACATTCCATAAGAACAAATAGAGCCGCAAAGAAAAGTAATGTTGACCATTCAACACGTGCTAAAACTGCTTCCATGTcctctctaaaaaaatattgttcatttttcaaaatttcaatttatttgaacaaaagctACCTGTCTGCCAAAATCAATAGCAGTATAGCACCTAATAGCGCTGTCCATCCTAATGTTAAAGCACACAACGAAGGAACAGAgtgcaaaaagaagaaactgaTAACAAACACAAGTGTGATGCCGGATTTAACTAACAATGTTTTGTTGCGAATCGGGTACTGTAAAATGgttgtataaaaatgtaaaattaataaatttgtttttataaatgaaaagaaaaaaaaaacttttatatacTTTGGCTTCTAAATCTTCCAATGTTGCTTTGTAACTTTCAATGGGGACAGATCCTGTTGTCAGCTTCTTCTTTAACGTACGTGTTAAACGAGTGCATTTCTTTTCTAATGTTTCTCTAACAATATCTTCATCTTTTGAGTACGACGACAATGAAGcagctgaaaagaaaaaaataaaattcttggatttgataaaataaagttttgtttttcaaaataaccTGCTCGCTGCCATACTGCAATTTCATGTCTTAACTCTTGAACATCTTGGGCTTCGCTGAATCGCAAATCGTtgatattcttaaatttaaatctcagATGGATATAAGTTTGAACCATTACCATTAATATTCCGAATGCCATATGCATTGTGAATGTTGTAAAGTTTACACCCTAAAGATATCAAATTCCTCATTTCAGGATACAGTATATCGAAATAGAATTGCTTACGTTCTTCGCAATGTAACTGTTGGAAGCAATTATGACATTTGGCGGATCTCCAACAGGTGTTAAAGCACCTCCAATGTTTGAGTAAATAACCATCGACATTAATATAGGAACTGGATTTAGACCCATCACTTCACAAAGTCTTTAAAATAAGAATGATTTAAGCAATTCTTAAAcatttatgtaaatatataaaatggaTTGACTCACCTGATTGTTACAGGAGTCATTAATAAAACTGTCGTGACGTTATCCAAGAATGACGATAACACTGCCGTAAATAAACAAAGGCAATTAACTAAAGGCCATACTTTTCCGTTGGTTATCTAGATAATGAAGTCGATAagcttttgtcttttttgttaaatacaaaaagaatattttactttataagCGTACACTGCAAGATAATCGAATATGCCCGTTTCTGATAAAATTGCAACAAGAATCATCATGCCAAATAGCAGCAAAAGCGTCTCTGTATCGATCCACGACATGATATCTGCCATTGATGGACGTTCATTTAAAGCTGCTAAGATTCCGATTGCCGTTGTAGAAGCTATTAATGCAGCAAATGTACGATGAACAAGCTATTAAGAATATTGTCATATTAAATAtacagacaaaaataaaaaaaagtttgaactcTACCTCCCAAATAATCATGACATACAATCCAAGAAGAACTATTGTTGCATAAATAATACCCACGCTTTGATCGATCGGAGTTGGATCATATGCAAAATTAACAGGTACATGGACTCCAATATTGTTGGTCATCACAATGCGTAGTTTAGAGTTcgtatttttgactttttcaatTGGAATATCATCGAGTTGGAAAGTATGTTTTTTCTTCAGTTCAGGAACAGTGTCTATTTCTGTAGCTCCAGCAACGGGGATTTTCCAAGGTTCTGTAAGATTctgtttcaataaaaaataaaaaaaagttttgaagaaaatgacaCAGAAGAAAATTACAGCTCAGGAAAATCTTACTTCCGCAGCATAATACAAATCTGCCATGTCTTTTGTTGTATTATGGACAAATGATTGCGGCATGTGAACCAATTGAacgtaaacaaaaacataattGTCCGTCAGATTGTGAAAATGTTCCCCCAAAAATGCGCCCTGTAACACAACGCCAAGTCGTGGATCCGGAATTTGCTCAGGAACAATATAACCTAAAcggaaaatattaaacatgcATATAAAAGGAAACATAGTATACATAATTTGTACGTGATAAAATTACCTTTATCTACTCCTGAAGGAATAGACATTTGTCTGTAACTCAAttctttttctgtatttttcattaaaaacaccGTGAATAAGCACCAAACTGCCAATAAAATAGCCATTTTAATCCAACCAAAGAATTTATGTGGCTAAAATATACGATCTTGCATGAACATTTAAGATTTCATCCttgtagttttaaaaaatacctttttgtGTCCCGTTACAGCATCTGTGTCATCATGTTCACAAGCCTTTgatgtatcaaaatttttgtcactgTAAGAAGATTAATAATTATACTTTACATGAAATCTATctcgaaaatatttaagtaaaaatatctcTTACACAGAAATTTCATGACTTTCCATTGtaattgattaataaaatgtcatgaaattttaaatttaaatatatttctcaAATAAACTGAGCAAATGCTCTGACGATCCAACTTGTACTAAACTCGAGGTTTTTATTAGATAATCTGTCTATCTGTATATAGTGCATCCATCTTTTTATGCTACTTACTCTTTCGAAATAGACTCTCCAAGCTCATTTGTTACGTTAATTTTAATGGACTGTCCGTCAGTTGAGGCATGATCATCTGAGATTGAGTTATCTTCGTTCGGCAACGGATCAGCATCGTGTTCAGGGCCTGATTGGTAAGCAAGAATAAGAGAACATGAGAATTCAAGAGTATttctaagttaaaattataaagagaAGCCAAACaagtttgtaataataataaaataatgatttataagtaaattaaatgaaaaaaccatttaaatctttgtttctattattttttttgcattttgataTACCGTATTGATAAATTGGAGAtatattagattaaaaaaacgtTTGTCAAAAGTTCGGTATATAAGTagatttatggaaaatttttaatatttgatcatCGTAACTAAAGAATTcggttaataaataaatatttatattttttaacaacaataatcaGAATGAACCGGTTAAAAtactacatttttaataactgGTGTTTGCATTATTAAtgccaatttatttaaattaattttaatttttattgagtaaggttttgtttttatttgtacaCACATAAATTGACGACTGACTATCTTGATAACGTAAAAACAATTAACCActtcagaatttaaaaaattcttgagacAAGAGTAGTTTTGGGcggatgttttaaaatatagagcaatttagaattaattgcTAAAATATTGCTTCAATAAGTCTCGAGGTTTTAAGTTTTCATCGAATAttcgtttgtttattttgaacaatagTCAAAAGGaagcataattttttgataatataataaaattaaaaagaaacaaaacatCAACTTCAATTTGAACGCCTTTTATGTATGCGAgctaaatgataaattattacaGTACAAAAATATCGTTCAATTAAAGAGTGTTCCAAAAAAAGATGTTTAATGTTACTCCTTCTACTATTTCTTCTTCTGAATAATTTGATGATCACTATCTTGTTTTTCATActatttatcattaatatcATGTGACAAATTGTGTTGCAAAATGCTATAAGATttgatgtaataaattttcatttatttttaaccaaaatgaCATTGACGATACAGCTGATTTGCACagaaaatttacagaaaatgtCACATATTATTGAGTCAATCAATACATTCAGCCTACACGTCAAATGTATgcataaaaaagaaacaattttataatagAAGAAGTTTTTGCTTTGCATTTAAGTGTATGCTTGTTTAATGAATATGTGTAAAGTACGTGTAAAAGGATTTGTTAGCATAGTTAAGTGCAATagatggaaattttaaatagaatgagtagttgtaaaaaaattccttccaTCGTTTTTGAGGAAACTATATTAGTtatgac
It encodes:
- the LOC134830528 gene encoding P protein isoform X1 — protein: MSNNHLLPPSKKQSKKHKNKLGFVQVSESDTDESSILNHTRNNTPSPCPSEVTEGALQIWRSLPEKIRQDPSLASFRQENERIHGPEHDADPLPNEDNSISDDHASTDGQSIKINVTNELGESISKDDKNFDTSKACEHDDTDAVTGHKKPHKFFGWIKMAILLAVWCLFTVFLMKNTEKELSYRQMSIPSGVDKGYIVPEQIPDPRLGVVLQGAFLGEHFHNLTDNYVFVYVQLVHMPQSFVHNTTKDMADLYYAAENLTEPWKIPVAGATEIDTVPELKKKHTFQLDDIPIEKVKNTNSKLRIVMTNNIGVHVPVNFAYDPTPIDQSVGIIYATIVLLGLYVMIIWELVHRTFAALIASTTAIGILAALNERPSMADIMSWIDTETLLLLFGMMILVAILSETGIFDYLAVYAYKITNGKVWPLVNCLCLFTAVLSSFLDNVTTVLLMTPVTIRLCEVMGLNPVPILMSMVIYSNIGGALTPVGDPPNVIIASNSYIAKNGVNFTTFTMHMAFGILMVMVQTYIHLRFKFKNINDLRFSEAQDVQELRHEIAVWQRAAASLSSYSKDEDIVRETLEKKCTRLTRTLKKKLTTGSVPIESYKATLEDLEAKYPIRNKTLLVKSGITLVFVISFFFLHSVPSLCALTLGWTALLGAILLLILADREDMEAVLARVEWSTLLFFAALFVLMECLAELGLIDFIGKQTENVILSVGKESRLAVAILLILWVSAIASAFVDNIPLTTMMIKIAISLAENEALELPLQPLVWALAFGACLGGNGTLIGASANVVCAGVAEQHGYRFTFIEYFKVGFPVMLGSIVVATAYLMFAHVLFTWH
- the LOC134830528 gene encoding P protein isoform X2; this translates as MKIKAASKRILRRKKNKAQLEKYPEVTEVTEGALQIWRSLPEKIRQDPSLASFRQENERIHGPEHDADPLPNEDNSISDDHASTDGQSIKINVTNELGESISKDDKNFDTSKACEHDDTDAVTGHKKPHKFFGWIKMAILLAVWCLFTVFLMKNTEKELSYRQMSIPSGVDKGYIVPEQIPDPRLGVVLQGAFLGEHFHNLTDNYVFVYVQLVHMPQSFVHNTTKDMADLYYAAENLTEPWKIPVAGATEIDTVPELKKKHTFQLDDIPIEKVKNTNSKLRIVMTNNIGVHVPVNFAYDPTPIDQSVGIIYATIVLLGLYVMIIWELVHRTFAALIASTTAIGILAALNERPSMADIMSWIDTETLLLLFGMMILVAILSETGIFDYLAVYAYKITNGKVWPLVNCLCLFTAVLSSFLDNVTTVLLMTPVTIRLCEVMGLNPVPILMSMVIYSNIGGALTPVGDPPNVIIASNSYIAKNGVNFTTFTMHMAFGILMVMVQTYIHLRFKFKNINDLRFSEAQDVQELRHEIAVWQRAAASLSSYSKDEDIVRETLEKKCTRLTRTLKKKLTTGSVPIESYKATLEDLEAKYPIRNKTLLVKSGITLVFVISFFFLHSVPSLCALTLGWTALLGAILLLILADREDMEAVLARVEWSTLLFFAALFVLMECLAELGLIDFIGKQTENVILSVGKESRLAVAILLILWVSAIASAFVDNIPLTTMMIKIAISLAENEALELPLQPLVWALAFGACLGGNGTLIGASANVVCAGVAEQHGYRFTFIEYFKVGFPVMLGSIVVATAYLMFAHVLFTWH